A section of the Falco biarmicus isolate bFalBia1 chromosome 3, bFalBia1.pri, whole genome shotgun sequence genome encodes:
- the ZHX2 gene encoding zinc fingers and homeoboxes protein 2 produces MASKRKSTTPCMVRTSEVVEQEGTEGVEAPKEKGAGTPQQDSKKTWPSESSVKDCEVVEAKPPAENQSKKPQGGYECKYCPYSTQNLNEFTEHVDTQHPNVILNPLYVCAECNFTTKKYDSLSDHNAKYHPGETNFKLKLIKRNNQTVLEQSIETTTNDVAVTSSGIENAECEDSLHGGISASKTPMMKLGKPKGETKKGPKKPEEGVAENHVDGTLPRIITEATEAIACINGDLLHDVLAHVMPSVQLPPNINLVPKVPVPLNSTKYNSALDTNATMINSFNKFPYPTQAELSWLTAASKHPEEQIRIWFATQRLKHGISWSPEEVEEARKKMFNGTIQAVPQTITVLPAPLTTAKMPQPIIQTALPCQILGQTGLVLTPVSNGSTVSCSPITLAVAPNQGQKRTIQTLSSAPEAKRPHVVQVPEIPAKLTAVPLTPASERKKTKEQIAELKASFMASQFPDDAEVYRLIQATGLSRSEIKKWFSDHRYRSQRGIVHIPGDPLGKDQIAPSAGRHGRSFHPYTDFTPQRFKEKTQEQLRALEESFLRCSFPTQGELDRLRVETKLSRREIDSWFSERRKIRDSMEQAVLDSMGSYRKIKEQGTPNGAISQAELLSSSQLPGALSGSSTTLKKTQEQIHLLKSTFARTQWPSPQEYDQLASQTGLTRTEIVRWFKENRSSLRMGSLKWIDQYQQQYAADGHNDQSQKKGSKHFESSKNGSEVSRQHYQEHKKLNEENGGKLVVRAKRDCEPLKDSLLGNQAEGMDRLECNSHDGHGSEENEEPAEVSWVEVTVGEDDAASDCTDSWSQTAPEGQAELADFDSESISGDNSHV; encoded by the coding sequence ATGGCTAGCAAAAGAAAGTCGACGACTCCCTGTATGGTGCGAACCTCTGAAGTCGTGGAGCAGGAAGGCACTGAGGGCGTAGAGGCTCCCAAAGAGAAGGGGGCTGGCACACCGCAGCAGGACTCTAAAAAAACCTGGCCTTCAGAAAGCTCAGTCAAGGACTGCGAAGTGGTTGAGGCAAAGCCCCCAGCTGAAAACCAGTCTAAGAAACCGCAGGGTGGTTATGAGTGTAAATACTGCCCTTACTCAACGCAAAACTTAAATGAATTCACAGAGCATGTTGACACTCAGCATCCAAACGTCATTCTCAACCCTCTGTACGTCTGTGCTGAATGCAACTTCACAACCAAAAAATATGATTCTTTATCTGACCACAACGCGAAATACCACCCAGGAGAGACcaactttaaactgaaattaattaaacGCAATAATCAGACTGTTCTAGAGCAATCCATTGAGACCACCACTAACGATGTCGCTGTCACAAGCAGTGGCATAGAAAATGCAGAGTGTGAGGATTCACTTCACGGGGGAATTAGTGCCAGTAAAACACCAATGATGAAACTGGGGAAGCCTAAAGGGGAAACCAAGAAGGGACCTAAAAAGCCAGAAGAGGGAGTCGCGGAAAACCACGTGGATGGCACTCTCCCCCGCATCATAACTGAAGCCACTGAAGCTATTGCCTGTATAAATGGAGACCTTCTCCATGACGTGTTAGCCCACGTTATGCCCTCTGTACAGCTGCCACCAAATATTAACCTTGTCCCCAAGGTGCCGGTACCTCTGAACAGTACCAAATACAACTCTGCACTGGACACTAACGCAACCATGATCAACTCCTTTAATAAATTCCCTTACCCAACGCAAGCAGAGTTGTCTTGGTTGACAGCAGCATCAAAACACCCGGAAGAACAAATCCGAATCTGGTTTGCTACGCAGCGCTTGAAGCATGGTATAAGTTGGTCTCCTGAAGAAGTGGAAGAGGCAAGAAAGAAGATGTTCAACGGTACTATCCAGGCGGTTCCCCAAACCATCACTGTCCTGCCAGCTCCTTTGACAACTGCAAAAATGCCCCAGCCCATCATCCAGACGGCTTTGCCTTGTCAGATACTGGGCCAGACCGGTCTGGTTTTGACTCCCGTGTCAAATGGTTCAACTGTTTCCTGTTCACCAATTACACTTGCTGTTGCCCCCAACCAGGGGCAAAAGAGGACGATACAGACCTTATCAAGTGCCCCAGAGGCCAAGCGTCCTCATGTAGTTCAGGTGCCTGAAATTCCTGCCAAGCTGACGGCCGTACCCCTGACGCCAGCCAGCGAGCGAAAAAAGACCAAGGAGCAGATAGCGGAGCTGAAGGCTAGTTTCATGGCAAGCCAGTTTCCCGACGATGCAGAGGTCTACCGGCTGATACAGGCGACGGGTCTCTCCAGGAGCGAGATCAAGAAGTGGTTCAGTGACCACAGGTACAGAAGTCAAAGGGGCATTGTGCATATTCCTGGCGATCCTTTAGGGAAAGATCAAATAGCACCTTCAGCTGGTCGGCACGGCCGTTCGTTCCACCCATACACAGATTTTACTCCCCAGAGgttcaaagagaaaacacaggagCAGCTTAGGGCCCTTGAGGAGAGTTTCCTAAGATGCTCTTTTCCTACCCAAGGAGAATTGGACAGGCTTCGAGTAGAGACTAAGCTGAGTAGGAGGGAGATAGATTCCTGGTTTTCTGAGCGGAGAAAGATAAGGGACAGCATGGAGCAAGCTGTCTTGGACTCAATGGGAtcatacagaaaaattaaagaacaagGAACTCCCAATGGTGCAATAAGCCAGGCAGAACTGCTGAGTAGCTCTCAGCTCCCTGGTGCTTTGTCTGGATCCTCCACCACACTGAAGAAAACCCAGGAGCAGATTCATCTCCTGAAAAGCACGTTTGCAAGGACCCAGTGGCCATCACCCCAGGAGTACGACCAGTTAGCATCTCAGACTGGGCTCACAAGAACTGAAATAGTTCGCTGGTTCAAGGAAAACCGGTCTTCACTAAGAATGGGGTCGCTTAAATGGATTGACCAGTACCAGCAGCAGTATGCTGCTGATGGACATAACGACCAAAGCCAGAAAAAGGGCTCAAAACACTTTGAGAGTTCAAAGAACGGTAGTGAGGTGTCTCGGCAGCATTACCAGGAGCATAAAAAGCTGAATGAAGAGAATGGGGGGAAACTAGTGGTGAGAGCAAAAAGAGACTGTGAACCGCTGAAAGACTCTTTGTTGGGGAATCAAGCGGAGGGTATGGACAGGTTGGAGTGCAACAGCCACGACGGCCACGGCAGCGAGGAGAACGAGGAGCCAGCGGAGGTCAGTTGGGTGGAGGTGACAGTGGGTGAGGATGACGCTGCATCGGACTGTACAGACAGCTGGAGCCAAACGGCACCCGaaggccaggcagagctggcgGACTTTGACTCTGAAAGTATATCTGGAGACAATTCCCACGTATAG